The Brassica oleracea var. oleracea cultivar TO1000 chromosome C6, BOL, whole genome shotgun sequence genome includes a region encoding these proteins:
- the LOC106297554 gene encoding uncharacterized protein LOC106297554 produces MKPPSGTLKCNVRSSWSNDQQMSGAAWILRNHNGDALLHSRRSYSLAFSHTLADLHSLHWAVESMVNLKQTRIIFEFSLPSLRDALANPSSHPESQWLFDAVHVLPQKLDSWCLRVAPSSENKAALEIATSVTRDLRLHSYVARNGPS; encoded by the coding sequence ATGAAACCCCCTTCTGGTACTCTCAAATGTAACGTCAGAAGCTCTTGGTCTAATGATCAGCAAATGAGTGGAGCAGCTTGGATCCTCCGGAACCATAACGGAGACGCCTTACTCCACAGTCGCAGATCATATTCCTTGGCTTTTTCCCACACCTTAGCTGATCTTCATAGCCTTCACTGGGCAGTGGAAAGCATGGTCAACCTTAAGCAAACAAGGATCATCTTTGAATTCTCTTTGCCTTCTCTCCGAGATGCCCTAGCTAATCCTAGCTCTCATCCTGAATCTCAGTGGTTGTTTGATGCAGTACATGTGCTTCCGCAGAAACTAGACTCTTGGTGTCTGAGAGTGGCCCCTTCATCTGAGAACAAGGCTGCGCTGGAAATTGCTACGAGTGTCACCAGAGACTTGAGGCTCCACTCCTACGTAGCTCGAAATGGTCCCTCATAG
- the LOC106296597 gene encoding proteasome subunit alpha type-4-A — MSRRYDSRTTIFSPEGRLYQVEYAMEAIGNAGSAIGILAKDGVVLIGEKKVTSKLLQTSTSAEKMYKIDDHVACAVAGIMSDANILINTARVQAQRYTFMYQEPMPVEQLVQSLCDTKQGYTQFGGLRPFGVSFLFAGWDKNHGFQLYMSDPSGNYGGWKAAAVGANNQAAQSILKQDYKDDASREEVVELALKVLSKTMDSTSLTSEKLELAEVFLTPSGSVQYHVHSPDSLTKLLVKHGVTQPAAETP, encoded by the coding sequence ATGTCTCGGAGGTATGACAGTCGCACCACCATCTTCTCACCGGAAGGTCGTCTCTACCAAGTTGAGTACGCTATGGAAGCCATTGGCAACGCTGGCTCCGCTATTGGAATCTTGGCCAAAGACGGAGTTGTCCTGATTGGTGAAAAGAAAGTCACCTCTAAGCTTCTTCAAACCTCCACATCCGCTGAGAAAATGTACAAGATCGATGACCACGTGGCCTGTGCTGTCGCTGGTATCATGTCTGACGCCAACATTCTCATCAACACCGCTCGAGTCCAAGCTCAGCGTTACACCTTCATGTACCAAGAGCCTATGCCGGTTGAGCAGCTGGTTCAGTCTCTATGTGATACCAAGCAAGGGTACACACAGTTTGGTGGTCTTCGTCCCTTTGGAGTTTCTTTTCTTTTTGCAGGATGGGACAAGAACCATGGGTTTCAACTCTATATGAGTGACCCGAGTGGGAACTACGGTGGATGGAAAGCTGCTGCCGTTGGTGCTAATAATCAAGCTGCTCAGTCTATTCTTAAGCAAGACTACAAGGATGATGCGTCCAGGGAAGAGGTGGTTGAGCTCGCTCTCAAGGTTTTGAGCAAGACGATGGACAGCACGAGCTTGACATCTGAGAAGCTCGAGCTTGCTGAGGTGTTTCTGACTCCATCAGGGAGTGTTCAGTACCATGTTCACTCGCCTGACTCTCTCACTAAGCTTTTGGTTAAGCATGGTGTGACGCAACCAGCTGCAGAAACTCCCTAA
- the LOC106297555 gene encoding uncharacterized protein LOC106297555: protein MQTANQDVADDDVAQTPGGLDAKTINKLAALKQSVLDINSKIHHVTTSAPQIERVLAESLRTPFTEKITKVRLRKMEKLCLPTFDGVSDPSAHVTSFNIAMRRANLSVEEKYAGFCQLDGVSYPSAHVISFNIAMRRTNLSDEEKDAGFCQLFVETLEGIALNWFTGLQENSVDSFHGLSTAFLKNYIMFTRQEATTTDLWNLNHANGQSLGYFMEKFKSIVSKVDVPDHIAVESLMNTLHIKSPFRADLYRHQTRSVPDAIARSNNFIRMEEDTRAKAAKEAAGKQTPARTNDAHQEPRQQVASLTRRRAT from the coding sequence ATGCAGACTGCCAACCAAGATGTCGCCGATGATGACGTGGCCCAAACCCCGGGGGGTCTTGATGCGAAGACGATAAACAAGCTCGCCGCGCTGAAACAGTCGGTGCTGGATATAAACTCCAAGATCCATCATGTCACCACATCCGCCCCACAGATCGAGCGAGTCCTAGCAGAATCTCTCCGGACACCGTTCACCGAAAAGATAACGAAGGTCCGCCTCCGAAAGATGGAAAAGCTTTGTCTTCCAACCTTCGACGGTGTATCCGACCCTTCTGCTCACGTCACATCCTTCAATATCGCGATGCGACGCGCGAACCTCTCTGTCGAGGAAAAATACGCTGGCTTTTGTCAACTTGACGGTGTATCCTACCCTTCTGCTCACGTCATATCCTTCAATATCGCGATGCGACGCACGAACCTCTCTGATGAGGAAAAAGACGCCGGCTTTTGTCAACTTTTCGTCGAAACCCTAGAAGGTATCGCTCTTAACTGGTTCACCGGTCTTCAGGAGAACTCCGTTGATAGTTTTCACGGCCTCTCGACGGCTTTCCTCAAAAATTACATCATGTTTACTAGACAAGAAGCCACCACCACGGATCTTTGGAACCTCAACCACGCAAACGGGCAGAGCTTGGGATATTTTATGGAGAAGTTCAAATCCATTGTCTCGAAAGTCGACGTACCAGATCATATCGCCGTGGAGTCGTTGATGAACACCCTCCACATTAAGTCACCATTTCGGGCTGATCTTTACCGACACCAGACGAGATCAGTACCGGATGCCATCGCTCGATCCAATAACTTCATTCGAATGGAGGAGGATACTAGGGCCAAGGCAGCCAAAGAAGCTGCAGGAAAACAAACTCCCGCCCGGACGAACGACGCTCATCAAGAACCGCGCCAACAAGTGGCAAGCCTAACCAGAAGAAGGGCTACATGA
- the LOC106297556 gene encoding uncharacterized protein LOC106297556, which produces MVKQISLEEEKENCPLITTKIVEYLQPVMCQELLCKFPDNYAFGFDYTQSSLWSPLLPRNYASPSDLNSDSCVCRNLELGEFQEGKKMMKISMNKKMKKSKLVKLDMSSIKNEDSPNSGCFPFHTKGWDGVLNAASKHFKKSKKKRDSIADVKLLNFCNC; this is translated from the exons ATGGTGAAGCAAATAAGTCTAGAAGAAGAGAAGGAGAACTGTCCTCTTATAACAACAAAAATAGTTGAATACTTGCAACCTGTAATGTGTCAAGAGCTACTCTGCAAGTTTCCAGACAACTATGCATTCGGATTCGACTACACGCAGAGCTCTCTCTGGTCTCCTCTCTTGCCTCGAAACTACGCAAGCCCTTCCGATCTGAACTCCGACAGTTGCGTTTGTCGTAACCTTGAACTCGGAGAGTTTCAAGAAGGCAAGAAGATGATGAAGATTTCAATGAACAAGAAAATGAAGAAGAGTAAGTTAGTGAAACTAGACATGTCTTCGATAAAGAATGAAGATTCTCCCAATAGCGGCTGCTTTCCTTTTCATACTAAG GGATGGGATGGTGTGTTAAATGCAGCTTCAAAACACTTCAAGAAGTCAAAAAAGAAGAGAGATTCAATCGCTGATGTCAAGCTTCTCAACTTCTGCAATTGCTGA
- the LOC106299351 gene encoding choline-phosphate cytidylyltransferase 2, with amino-acid sequence MAVNGDDKVSETASDRPVRVYADGIFDLFHFGHARAIEQAKKSFPNTYLLVGCCNDKITNKFKGKTVMTESERYESLRHCKWVDEVIPDAPWVLTIEFLDKHKIDYVAHDALPYADASGAGNDVYEFVKSIGKFKETKRTEGISTSDIIMRIVKDYNQYVLRNLDRGYSREELGVSFVKEKRLRVNVKLKKLQEKVKEQQEKIQTVAKTAGTHHDEWVENADRWVVGFLEMFEEGCHKMGTAIRDGIQQKLLRQESEENRRLNGLSNAKEEQIFDDAGFAKGD; translated from the exons ATGGCCGTTAACGGTGACGACAAAGTTTCAGAAACAGCTTCAGATCGGCCCGTTAGAGTCTACGCTGATGGCATCTTCGATTTGTTCCACTTCGGTCATGCTCGCGCCATCGAACAAGCAAAAAAATC GTTTCCGAACACATATCTGCTGGTAGGATGTTGTAACGACAAGATTACCAACAAGTTCAAAGGCAAGACCGTCATGACGGAGTCCGAGCGTTATGAATCTCTCCGACATTGCAA GTGGGTCGATGAAGTGATTCCAGATGCACCATGGGTTCTCACCATAGAGTTTCTCGATAAGCATAAGATCGACTACGTAGCTCACGATGCTCTTCC CTATGCGGATGCTAGTGGAGCTGGAAACGATGTTTATGAGTTT GTGAAGTCGATCGGGAAGTTTAAAGAAACGAAACGAACAGAGGGGATATCGACATCAGACATAATCATGAGAATAGTTAAAGATTACAACCAGTATGTGTTGCGTAATTTGGACCGAGGATATTCAAGAGAAGAACTCGGTGTCAGCTTCGTTAAG GAGAAGAGGCTTAGAGTGAACGTTAAACTGAAGAAACTACAGGAGAAAGTGAAAGAACAGCAAGAGAAG ATACAAACCGTAGCAAAAACTGCTGGGACTCACCATGACGAATGGGTTGAAAACGCTGATCGCTGGGTTGTTGGATTTCTCGAAATGTTTGAGGAAGGTTGTCATAAAATG GGAACAGCTATCAGAGATGGGATCCAGCAAAAGCTATTGAGGCAAGAGTCAGAAGAGAACCGGCGCTTGAACGGCCTGTCAAATGCCAAGGAGGAACAGATTTTTGATGACGCTGGGTTTGCAAAAGGAGATTAA
- the LOC106298581 gene encoding extradiol ring-cleavage dioxygenase-like: MEKVNQTFFLSHGTPRLSIDDSLEARDFFKSWSHKVFQHKPKSILVISAHWDTEFPSVNTVLRNTTIHDFNGFPEPMYKLKYEAPGAIELGKRVKELLMVGGGMKRVDEDTNRGLDHGAWIPLMLMYPEADIPVCQLSVQSSQNGSYHYNMGKSLAPLKAEGVLIIGSGSATHNLSKRGYNVFTDSSVSWALEFDLWLRDSLLQGRYGDVNDWDEKAPNPRMAHPWPEHLYPLHVAMGAAGDDAKAEQIHTSWTSTLSYSSYRFTSSL, from the exons ATGGAGAAAGTGAATCAAACATTCTTCTTATCTCACGGAACTCCCAGGTTGAGCATAGACGACAGCTTGGAGGCCAGAGACTTCTTCAAATCATGGTCCCACAAAGTTTTTCAACACAAACCCAAATCTATTCTAGTCATCTCTGCACACTGGGACACCGAGTTCCCATCCGTCAACACTGTTCTCCGTAATACAACCATCCACGACTTCAATGGTTTCCCTGAGCCTATGTACAAG CTGAAGTATGAAGCACCAGGAGCTATTGAACTCGGAAAGAGGGTTAAAGAACTGCTAATGGTAGGAGGAGGAATGAAGCGTGTTGATGAAGATACAAATAGAGGACTTGATCATGGAGCTTGGATTCCTCTTATGCTGATGTACCCAGAGGCGGATATACCCGTTTGCCAGCTCTCTGTTCAGTCATCTCAAAATGGGAGTTACCATTACAACATGGGCAAATCATTGGCTCCACTGAAAGCGGAAGGTGTTCTTATCATTGGCTCTGGAAGTGCTACTCATAACTTGAGCAAGCGCGGCTATAACGTCTTTACTGACTCTTCGGTTTCTTGGGCTTTAGAGTTTGATCTTTGGCTCAGAGACTCTCTCCTTCAAGGAAG ATATGGAGATGTGAATGATTGGGATGAGAAAGCTCCGAACCCTAGAATGGCGCATCCATGGCCTGAGCATTTGTACCCGTTACACGTTGCAATGGGTGCGGCAGGTGATGATGCAAAGGCAGAGCAAATCCACACAAGCTGGACAAGTACTTTGTCTTATTCTTCTTATAGATTCACTTCTTCCCTCTGA
- the LOC106298268 gene encoding extradiol ring-cleavage dioxygenase — protein MKPLELVGETESKNQDLTKTRERERDSMEKVNQTFFLSHGSPTLSIDDSLEARQFFKSWTNKVLPQKPKSILVISAHWDTKVPTVNTVLRNSTIHDFYGFPDPMYKLKYEAPGAIELGKRVKELLMGEGGMKRVDEDKNRGLDHGAWIPLMLMYPEADIPVCQLSVQSSQSGTYHYNMGKALASLKDEGVLIIGSGSATHNLRKLDSNITNGSAVPWALAFDHWLRDSLLQGRYGDVNEWEEKAPNAKMAHPWPEHFYPLHVAMGAAGGDAKAEQIHTSWQLGTLSYSSYSFTSSL, from the exons ATGAAACCTTTAGAGTTGGTTGGTGAAACAGAGAGCAAGAATCAAGATTTGACCAAAACACGAGAGAGAGAGAGAGATTCGATGGAGAAAGTGAATCAAACGTTCTTCTTATCTCATGGCTCTCCTACATTGAGCATTGACGATAGCTTGGAAGCGAGACAGTTCTTCAAATCATGGACCAACAAAGTTTTGCCACAGAAACCCAAATCGATCTTGGTCATCTCCGCACATTGGGACACAAAAGTTCCAACCGTCAACACTGTTCTCCGCAATTCCACCATCCACGACTTCTATGGCTTCCCTGATCCCATGTACAAG CTGAAATATGAAGCACCTGGAGCTATTGAATTGGGGAAGAGGGTAAAAGAATTGTTAATGGGAGAAGGAGGAATGAAACGTGTTGATGAAGATAAAAACAGAGGACTGGATCATGGAGCTTGGATTCCTCTTATGTTGATGTATCCAGAGGCGGACATACCTGTTTGCCAGCTCTCTGTTCAATCATCTCAAAGTGGGACTTACCATTACAACATGGGCAAAGCATTGGCTTCACTTAAAGACGAAGGTGTTCTTATCATTGGATCAGGAAGTGCTACTCACAACTTGAGGAAGCTTGACTCTAATATAACTAATGGCTCAGCTGTTCCTTGGGCTTTGGCGTTTGATCATTGGCTCAGAGATTCTCTTCTTCAAGGAAG ATATGGAGATGTGAATGAGTGGGAAGAGAAAGCCCCAAATGCGAAAATGGCGCATCCTTGGCCTGAGCATTTTTACCCGCTGCACGTTGCAATGGGTGCAGCAGGTGGTGATGCAAAGGCAGAGCAAATTCACACAAGCTGGCAGCTTGGTACTCTGTCTTATTCATCTTACAGCTTCACTTCTTCCCTTTGA